A genomic window from Tolypothrix sp. PCC 7910 includes:
- a CDS encoding DoxX family membrane protein, with protein MKYLLNLRVAITVNRITIGFFFFLSGIANYLNFNVANGFYQTVITQKLQIIGPGIPPGWEGVGPLPWLIAIPYAWLLPLAEILLGALFALNYWVRWTGLLLILMTFSIILAFGIIPAGTLFPNGAESFNKNILFMTLIWICIAYDAYEQKMSRRRTEAMANYAVNNAMDDM; from the coding sequence ATGAAATACTTACTTAACCTCCGGGTTGCTATCACTGTTAATCGCATCACAATTGGCTTTTTCTTTTTTCTTTCTGGGATTGCTAATTATCTCAACTTTAATGTTGCTAACGGTTTCTATCAAACTGTTATTACTCAAAAACTGCAAATAATTGGCCCAGGAATTCCTCCGGGATGGGAAGGTGTAGGGCCGCTACCTTGGTTAATTGCAATTCCCTATGCTTGGTTACTACCTTTGGCAGAAATTTTATTAGGTGCATTGTTTGCACTTAACTATTGGGTGCGGTGGACAGGTTTACTATTAATTCTCATGACTTTTAGCATCATTTTGGCATTTGGCATTATCCCGGCTGGAACTTTATTTCCTAACGGTGCAGAAAGTTTTAACAAAAATATTCTCTTCATGACATTAATTTGGATATGTATTGCCTACGATGCTTATGAGCAGAAAATGAGCCGCCGCCGCACTGAAGCGATGGCTAATTATGCTGTGAACAATGCGATGGATGATATGTGA
- a CDS encoding NAD(P)/FAD-dependent oxidoreductase → MQQASQATVILGGGFAGLFTALHLSQRNYSHPIILIEQRDRFSFKPLLYELLSGELHSAQVYPRYNELLASSSVTFVQDTVKSIHLEQSQVTVASGRIFNYRNLVLALGSKTTYFNTPGAAEYAMPFTSGEQAIALRKHLRHRLHQAIQTSDPARRRLLLTVAIIGAGPAGIELACTLADLLPIWYDELGGDAAEIRVVLINRNKEILKGDVNSHLRCTAQRALKGRIIPVDFLFDAAVSKIQADGVEYQQNNKTQILQAGTIAWTAGTAANPLLMNLPVANNRGRLLVTPTLQLPDFPEVFAAGDCAADSDQPQPPTAQVAYQQGIAIAQNIQRQREGKSPIPVEIKMRGTLMKLGLNEGVANLFNKVQIPGQPGHLIREATYLQLLPNAAHNRKITTEWLTDELFQRHRPASYMQLGQTPWLPGVATLAAGVIFATPLVWRAAQPMQFQQNLHWTGVPTLLNQLAPPAR, encoded by the coding sequence ATGCAGCAAGCGTCTCAAGCCACAGTCATCTTGGGTGGTGGCTTTGCTGGATTGTTTACAGCTTTACACCTTAGCCAGCGAAATTATTCCCATCCGATAATTTTAATTGAACAGCGCGATCGCTTCAGTTTTAAACCGTTGTTGTATGAACTACTCAGCGGTGAACTACATAGTGCCCAGGTTTACCCTCGCTACAACGAACTGCTAGCAAGTAGTAGTGTCACTTTTGTGCAAGACACGGTGAAATCAATTCATCTAGAACAGAGCCAAGTGACTGTAGCATCAGGTAGGATTTTTAACTACAGAAACTTAGTATTAGCACTTGGTAGCAAAACAACTTACTTTAATACTCCCGGTGCGGCAGAATATGCTATGCCTTTTACATCTGGAGAACAGGCGATCGCACTGAGAAAGCATTTACGTCACCGTCTACATCAAGCAATCCAAACTTCAGATCCAGCACGGCGGCGGCTACTGCTAACTGTTGCCATTATTGGGGCGGGGCCTGCTGGGATTGAATTAGCCTGTACATTAGCAGATTTGTTGCCTATTTGGTACGACGAATTAGGCGGCGATGCTGCGGAAATTCGGGTGGTGCTAATTAACCGCAATAAAGAAATTCTCAAAGGGGATGTAAATAGCCATTTGCGCTGTACCGCTCAACGTGCGTTGAAAGGGCGTATAATTCCTGTTGATTTTCTTTTTGATGCAGCTGTCAGCAAAATTCAAGCTGATGGTGTCGAGTATCAACAAAATAACAAAACACAAATTTTACAGGCGGGAACCATTGCTTGGACGGCGGGAACTGCTGCGAATCCCTTATTGATGAACTTACCAGTTGCAAATAATCGCGGGCGGTTACTAGTGACACCGACATTGCAACTTCCAGATTTTCCCGAAGTATTTGCCGCCGGAGACTGTGCTGCAGATAGCGATCAGCCTCAACCACCCACAGCACAAGTAGCTTATCAACAAGGAATTGCGATCGCGCAAAATATCCAGCGTCAGCGCGAAGGTAAATCGCCTATCCCTGTAGAAATTAAGATGCGCGGGACTTTGATGAAACTGGGACTCAATGAAGGCGTGGCGAACTTGTTCAATAAAGTTCAGATTCCAGGACAACCCGGACATCTAATTCGGGAAGCCACATACTTACAACTATTACCAAACGCTGCCCATAATCGCAAAATCACAACTGAGTGGCTTACCGATGAATTATTCCAGCGTCATCGTCCTGCTTCTTATATGCAACTAGGGCAAACACCTTGGTTACCTGGAGTTGCAACCTTAGCGGCGGGAGTGATTTTCGCTACTCCCTTAGTATGGCGCGCTGCTCAACCTATGCAATTTCAGCAAAATCTGCATTGGACAGGGGTACCAACTCTACTCAATCAACTTGCACCCCCTGCACGTTGA
- a CDS encoding glycoside hydrolase family 57 protein translates to MAKGYVALVLHAHLPFVRHPESDYVLEEEWLYEAITETYIPLLKVFEGLKRDGIDFKITMSMTPPLVSMLRDPLLQERYDAHLAQLEELIELEAERNIHNGHLKYLAEHYATEFNEARQIWERYKGDLVTAFKEYQETNNLEIITCGATHGYLPLMKMYPQAVWAQIQVACEHYEETFGKPPRGIWLPECAYYEGVERMLADAGLRYFLTDGHGILYARPRPRFGTYAPIFTETGVAAFGRDHESSQQVWSSEVGYPGAAEYREFYKDLGWEAEYEYIKPYIMPNGQRKNTGIKYHKITGRGLGLSDKALYDPYWAREKAAEHAANFMYNRERQAEHLHGIMQRPPIIVSPYDAELFGHWWYEGPWFIDYLFRKSWYDQKTYAMTHLADYLREQPTQQVCRPSQSSWGYKGFHEYWLNDTNAWIYPHLHKAAERMIEISHLEPEDELQWKALNQAARELLLAQSSDWAFIMRTGTMVPYAVRRTRSHLMRFNKIYDDVKIGKVDSGWLEKVELMDNIFPNINYRVYRPL, encoded by the coding sequence ATGGCTAAAGGCTACGTCGCGCTTGTTCTCCACGCACATCTACCCTTCGTTCGTCACCCAGAAAGTGATTATGTGTTGGAGGAAGAATGGCTATATGAAGCCATTACTGAAACTTATATTCCCTTATTGAAAGTATTTGAAGGACTAAAGCGAGACGGTATCGACTTTAAAATCACAATGAGCATGACACCACCTTTGGTATCAATGCTCCGTGATCCTCTATTACAAGAACGTTATGATGCACACTTAGCCCAACTAGAAGAACTGATCGAACTAGAAGCTGAGCGTAATATTCACAATGGACATTTGAAGTATTTAGCAGAACATTACGCTACTGAGTTTAACGAAGCGCGTCAGATATGGGAACGCTATAAGGGTGATTTGGTAACTGCTTTTAAGGAGTACCAAGAGACAAATAACCTGGAAATTATTACTTGTGGTGCTACCCACGGCTATTTACCACTAATGAAAATGTATCCACAAGCTGTGTGGGCACAAATTCAAGTAGCTTGTGAACACTATGAGGAAACCTTTGGTAAACCACCTAGAGGCATTTGGTTGCCGGAGTGTGCTTACTATGAAGGTGTCGAACGGATGCTGGCAGATGCAGGGTTGCGCTACTTCCTCACCGATGGTCATGGTATTCTTTATGCCCGTCCCCGCCCTCGGTTTGGCACCTATGCCCCCATCTTTACCGAAACTGGTGTGGCGGCGTTTGGACGCGATCATGAATCTTCTCAACAGGTATGGTCTTCTGAGGTGGGCTATCCTGGTGCAGCAGAATATCGCGAGTTTTACAAAGATTTGGGCTGGGAAGCAGAATATGAGTATATCAAGCCCTACATCATGCCTAATGGTCAGCGTAAAAATACTGGTATTAAGTATCATAAAATTACTGGACGTGGCTTAGGACTTTCCGATAAAGCACTTTATGACCCTTACTGGGCAAGGGAAAAAGCAGCAGAACATGCTGCTAACTTTATGTATAATCGAGAGCGGCAAGCTGAACATTTACATGGGATAATGCAGCGTCCGCCGATTATCGTTTCGCCCTATGACGCAGAGTTATTTGGACATTGGTGGTATGAAGGCCCTTGGTTCATTGACTACCTGTTCCGTAAATCATGGTATGACCAAAAAACCTATGCCATGACGCACTTAGCAGATTATTTACGCGAACAGCCAACTCAACAAGTTTGTCGTCCTTCGCAGTCGAGTTGGGGTTACAAGGGATTCCATGAATATTGGTTAAACGATACCAATGCATGGATTTATCCACATCTGCACAAAGCCGCTGAACGGATGATTGAAATCTCGCACTTGGAACCAGAAGATGAATTGCAATGGAAGGCATTGAACCAAGCAGCGCGGGAATTATTATTGGCACAATCTTCCGACTGGGCATTTATCATGCGGACAGGAACAATGGTTCCTTATGCGGTGAGAAGAACGCGATCGCACTTGATGCGCTTCAATAAAATCTACGATGATGTAAAAATTGGCAAAGTTGATAGCGGTTGGTTAGAAAAAGTCGAATTAATGGATAATATCTTCCCGAATATCAACTATCGCGTTTATCGTCCGTTGTAA
- the rsgA gene encoding small ribosomal subunit biogenesis GTPase RsgA: MTGEVDFATGQLLGTVLAVQANFYQVQLDVGDKETRAIGDKEKKSDENFTDSSYPSMLLCTRRTRLKKIGQQVMVGDRVVIEEPDWAGGRGAIADVLPRQTELDRPPIANANQILLVFAVADPPLEPYQLSRFLVKGESTNLDVLLCLNKSDLVSPQMQQEISDRLIAWGYEPIFISVRNGINIDHLSEYLNNKITVIAGPSGVGKSSLINSLVPNVNLRVGEVSGKLARGRHTTRHVELFELPTKGLLADTPGFNQPDLDCTPEELVYYFPEARARLATGSCRFSDCLHREEPDCVVRGDWERYQHYLEFLSDAIAYQTQRQQQADPESTLKLKTKGKGQAQYEPKLESKKYRRVARKTQLQALQDLYQDSEE, translated from the coding sequence ATGACAGGAGAAGTTGATTTTGCTACTGGACAGTTACTCGGTACAGTGTTAGCTGTACAGGCAAATTTTTATCAAGTACAGCTAGATGTAGGGGACAAGGAGACAAGGGCAATAGGGGACAAGGAGAAAAAATCCGATGAAAATTTCACTGACTCCTCCTATCCCTCAATGCTCCTTTGCACCCGCAGAACACGCTTGAAAAAAATTGGTCAACAGGTGATGGTGGGCGATCGCGTCGTCATTGAAGAACCCGATTGGGCTGGTGGACGTGGGGCGATCGCTGATGTTCTACCCCGTCAAACTGAGTTAGACCGTCCACCAATTGCTAATGCCAACCAAATTCTGCTGGTATTTGCTGTTGCCGATCCGCCTTTGGAACCCTATCAGTTAAGTCGCTTTTTGGTGAAAGGGGAATCTACTAATTTAGATGTGCTGTTATGCCTGAATAAAAGTGATTTGGTTTCACCACAAATGCAACAAGAAATTAGCGATCGCTTGATTGCTTGGGGTTATGAGCCAATATTTATTAGCGTCAGGAATGGTATAAATATTGACCATTTATCTGAATATCTAAATAATAAAATTACCGTAATAGCTGGCCCATCTGGGGTTGGCAAATCAAGTTTAATTAATTCACTGGTTCCTAATGTAAATTTGCGCGTCGGTGAAGTATCAGGTAAATTAGCTCGCGGTCGCCACACTACCCGCCACGTAGAGTTATTTGAATTGCCTACTAAAGGGTTACTCGCTGATACCCCCGGCTTTAACCAACCTGACCTTGATTGTACTCCCGAAGAATTAGTATATTATTTCCCCGAAGCCAGAGCGCGGTTAGCAACTGGTAGCTGTCGGTTTAGTGATTGCCTGCATCGAGAAGAGCCTGATTGTGTTGTTCGGGGTGACTGGGAACGCTATCAACATTATTTAGAATTTTTGTCCGATGCGATCGCCTATCAAACTCAGCGTCAACAACAAGCAGACCCCGAATCTACGCTGAAGTTAAAAACTAAAGGTAAAGGTCAGGCTCAATACGAACCAAAATTAGAAAGTAAAAAATATCGCCGTGTGGCTCGCAAGACACAACTGCAAGCTTTACAGGATTTATACCAAGATAGTGAAGAATAG
- a CDS encoding sulfurtransferase TusA family protein codes for MKLSSLSSPDAQLDLRGTPCPINFVRTKLRLEKMPPGGLLEVWLDPGEPIEQVPDSLIMAGYQVEQIADCAGYFSLLVRRPAIAQ; via the coding sequence ATGAAGCTATCTTCTCTTTCATCTCCTGATGCTCAACTTGATTTACGCGGGACTCCTTGCCCGATAAATTTTGTGCGGACAAAATTACGTCTGGAAAAAATGCCACCTGGAGGTTTGCTAGAAGTCTGGCTAGACCCTGGGGAGCCAATTGAGCAAGTTCCTGATAGCTTGATCATGGCAGGCTATCAGGTGGAACAAATTGCAGATTGCGCTGGTTATTTTTCCTTGTTGGTACGTCGTCCAGCGATCGCCCAATGA